One genomic window of Parafrankia irregularis includes the following:
- a CDS encoding nuclear transport factor 2 family protein — MASSGTAKKVPVEDVLTVQDIFARYCWYVDENLGEEWSELYTKDGVFEGTRPEPVIGREALAKVPGELNAFFDGRLRHQLSNLFVEYGDDSETLVARFYNQIAAWNDGTKFVMLAVSTALLVRDDPGSTWRIQRNTIRALQ, encoded by the coding sequence ATGGCCAGTTCCGGGACAGCGAAGAAGGTTCCCGTCGAAGACGTCCTGACGGTCCAGGACATCTTCGCCCGCTACTGCTGGTACGTCGACGAGAATCTGGGCGAGGAATGGTCCGAACTGTATACCAAGGACGGTGTCTTCGAGGGCACTCGCCCGGAGCCTGTGATCGGTCGCGAGGCACTCGCCAAGGTTCCTGGCGAGCTGAACGCCTTCTTTGACGGCCGACTGCGGCACCAGCTGAGCAACCTGTTCGTCGAGTACGGGGATGATTCGGAAACGCTGGTGGCTCGTTTCTACAACCAGATCGCGGCCTGGAACGACGGGACGAAGTTCGTCATGCTCGCCGTCAGCACGGCGCTGCTGGTTCGCGACGACCCAGGCAGCACATGGCGGATCCAGCGCAACACCATACGTGCGCTGCAATAG
- a CDS encoding enoyl-CoA hydratase/isomerase family protein, with translation MTSTDALAGPVLQRDDGPVRTLTLNRPHRLNAFTAESYRGLDSALRAADRASDVKVVVLTGAGRAFSSGADLRERLETDATGLRQVGAAFESLVLTLADFTKPLIAGVHGAAVGFGMTLLLHCDLVLVADSARLRLPFVELGTAPEAMSSVLLPRRIGPMRAAELLFTARWLTGGQAVEYGLALRDHPEPDLAAATATLAREIARQPAPALAVAKRLLREGHSPTAGTAMPTTDPGRAALRNEINAAVELRAGSTAYKS, from the coding sequence ATGACCTCCACCGATGCCTTGGCTGGGCCGGTCCTGCAGCGGGACGACGGACCGGTGCGAACCCTCACCCTGAACCGTCCGCATCGCCTCAATGCGTTCACCGCCGAGTCCTACCGTGGGCTCGACAGCGCGCTTCGTGCGGCGGACCGTGCCTCTGACGTGAAAGTGGTGGTGCTGACCGGCGCGGGCCGCGCCTTCTCCTCAGGCGCGGACCTGCGGGAGCGTCTGGAGACCGACGCGACCGGCCTGCGCCAGGTCGGCGCCGCGTTCGAGTCACTGGTGCTCACGCTCGCTGACTTCACGAAACCACTGATCGCCGGCGTGCACGGAGCCGCGGTCGGTTTCGGCATGACGCTTCTCCTGCACTGCGACCTGGTGCTCGTGGCGGACTCGGCCCGGCTGCGGCTGCCCTTCGTCGAGCTCGGTACCGCGCCAGAGGCGATGAGCAGCGTGCTGCTACCGCGCAGGATTGGTCCCATGCGCGCCGCCGAGCTACTGTTCACGGCCCGCTGGCTGACCGGCGGCCAGGCCGTCGAATACGGCCTGGCCCTGCGCGACCACCCCGAGCCGGACCTCGCCGCCGCCACCGCCACCCTCGCCCGCGAGATCGCCCGGCAGCCCGCGCCGGCGCTGGCCGTCGCCAAGCGTCTTCTGCGGGAAGGACACTCCCCCACAGCGGGAACAGCCATGCCGACCACTGATCCCGGCCGCGCCGCGCTTCGCAACGAGATCAACGCCGCCGTCGAACTACGAGCCGGATCCACGGCATACAAATCATGA
- a CDS encoding MaoC/PaaZ C-terminal domain-containing protein has translation MSYQVGDALPERTFGPLSRTDIVRYQGASGDFNPIHHDESFAKSAGFPTVFSVGMLQASYLATYATDLLGPTAVRRFRTRFREQVWPDDLLTCTGTVTALRTDEDSGEKVADLELVVTRQTGGVAIQGWATFAL, from the coding sequence ATGAGCTATCAGGTGGGTGACGCGCTCCCGGAGCGCACCTTCGGCCCCCTCAGCCGGACCGACATCGTCCGATACCAGGGCGCCAGCGGCGACTTCAACCCGATCCACCACGACGAGAGCTTCGCGAAGTCCGCGGGTTTCCCGACGGTTTTCAGTGTCGGGATGCTGCAGGCCAGCTACCTCGCCACCTACGCGACGGACCTGCTCGGCCCGACGGCCGTCCGTCGTTTCCGGACCAGGTTCCGGGAGCAGGTCTGGCCCGATGACCTGCTGACCTGCACCGGCACGGTCACCGCGCTGCGCACCGACGAGGACAGCGGGGAGAAGGTGGCCGACCTGGAGCTGGTCGTCACCCGCCAGACCGGCGGAGTGGCGATCCAGGGCT
- a CDS encoding NAD(P)H-dependent amine dehydrogenase family protein, with product MEGRRISIRVVHWGTGAAGREALRGIINHPGLELVGVCVNAAEKEGRDAAQLCGLAEPTGVVATRDSAALLALRPDCLSYFGPGPGREKAVVADLVPFLSAGANVVTTSLAGMVYPPAADARSREPLAAAAASGQSSFFATGIEPGFGSDLLPLSLLSACDDVESVRIQEIADYSTYGVEEAMRFAFGFGNPPDQPGILFTGDLLVNEWGAVISQLADALGLRLDGIDTVHEVATVNTDLSTAIGTLRAGEVSGVRFEVRGLLDGRPVIILEHVNRMGAAVAPDWPHGSTTDTLVYRVEIEGRPAMRCELTFDQVAGSDHGLIATAMRAVNAIPAVCAAPSGLLSALDLPVIAGRNVVRRAP from the coding sequence ATGGAGGGCAGACGGATCAGCATCAGGGTCGTGCACTGGGGAACGGGCGCCGCCGGGCGGGAGGCGCTGCGGGGGATCATCAACCACCCGGGGCTGGAGCTGGTGGGCGTGTGCGTGAACGCGGCGGAGAAGGAAGGGCGGGACGCGGCGCAGCTGTGCGGGCTGGCCGAGCCGACCGGGGTCGTCGCCACCCGCGACAGCGCCGCTCTGCTGGCGTTGCGGCCGGACTGCCTGTCCTACTTCGGGCCCGGCCCGGGCCGGGAGAAGGCGGTGGTCGCCGACCTCGTTCCCTTCCTGTCGGCCGGCGCGAACGTGGTGACGACGTCCCTGGCCGGCATGGTCTACCCGCCTGCCGCGGATGCCAGAAGCCGCGAGCCGCTGGCGGCCGCGGCGGCCAGCGGGCAGAGCTCCTTCTTCGCCACCGGCATCGAACCGGGCTTCGGCAGCGACCTGCTGCCGCTGAGCCTGCTGTCGGCCTGCGACGACGTCGAGTCGGTCCGGATCCAGGAGATCGCCGACTACAGCACCTACGGTGTCGAAGAGGCCATGCGGTTCGCGTTCGGCTTCGGTAATCCGCCCGACCAGCCCGGGATCCTGTTCACCGGCGACCTGCTCGTCAACGAGTGGGGGGCGGTGATCAGCCAGCTCGCCGACGCCCTCGGCCTGCGTCTCGACGGCATCGACACTGTGCACGAGGTGGCCACGGTCAACACCGACCTTTCCACGGCGATCGGCACCCTGCGCGCCGGTGAGGTGTCCGGCGTGCGCTTCGAGGTGCGTGGCCTGCTGGACGGCCGGCCGGTGATCATCCTGGAGCATGTGAACCGGATGGGAGCCGCGGTCGCCCCGGACTGGCCGCACGGGAGCACGACGGACACCCTCGTCTACCGGGTCGAGATCGAGGGCCGCCCGGCCATGCGCTGCGAGCTGACCTTCGACCAGGTGGCCGGTTCGGACCACGGTCTCATCGCCACGGCCATGCGTGCCGTCAACGCCATCCCGGCGGTGTGCGCGGCGCCCAGTGGGCTGCTCAGTGCCCTTGACCTGCCGGTGATCGCGGGGCGCAACGTGGTCCGCCGGGCCCCGTAG
- a CDS encoding SDR family NAD(P)-dependent oxidoreductase, protein MARGERLEPRRYGRYAIVAGASRGIGAELADQLAARGFDLVLIAPTKEELEPRADSVRARYGVEAVVLPVDLSTPEAAERIESATADLEVGLLVYNAAIAFSGPFWGKDLDYYRSLNAVNMLTPFELIHRLAPRLVRQRRGGIILISSAAGMTAQPYLSAYSASKAWVTNFGLGMWAELKPYDVDVFTAIVGATDTPGLREMMQPDFLSGTKLARPADVAAEVLASFGRQPVRVIGAGNRRTMGFFRLAGMNNSARLMTRIMAKVVYRGAVPQQPVEQ, encoded by the coding sequence ATGGCCAGAGGCGAGCGGTTGGAACCGAGGAGATACGGGCGATACGCCATCGTCGCCGGTGCGTCGCGAGGAATCGGAGCGGAGCTGGCTGACCAGCTCGCGGCGAGGGGTTTCGACCTCGTCCTGATCGCGCCGACGAAGGAGGAGCTCGAACCGCGCGCAGACAGCGTGCGCGCACGTTACGGAGTCGAAGCGGTCGTGCTTCCGGTCGACCTGAGCACACCCGAGGCCGCGGAGCGCATCGAGTCAGCGACCGCGGATCTGGAGGTGGGGCTCCTCGTCTACAACGCAGCCATCGCGTTCTCCGGCCCGTTCTGGGGCAAGGATCTCGATTACTACCGATCCCTCAACGCGGTCAACATGCTCACCCCGTTCGAACTCATCCACCGTCTCGCACCACGCCTCGTGCGGCAGCGCCGGGGCGGCATCATCCTGATCTCCTCGGCCGCGGGGATGACCGCCCAGCCCTACCTGAGCGCGTACTCCGCGTCGAAGGCATGGGTGACGAACTTCGGGCTCGGCATGTGGGCGGAGCTGAAGCCGTATGACGTGGACGTCTTCACCGCGATCGTCGGAGCGACGGACACTCCCGGTCTGCGCGAGATGATGCAGCCCGACTTCCTCTCCGGCACGAAGCTGGCCCGGCCGGCCGATGTCGCAGCTGAGGTCCTCGCGAGCTTCGGCAGGCAACCCGTCCGCGTCATCGGCGCGGGCAACCGCAGGACCATGGGCTTCTTCCGGCTGGCCGGCATGAACAACTCGGCCAGGCTGATGACCCGCATCATGGCCAAGGTCGTCTACCGCGGGGCCGTGCCCCAGCAGCCCGTTGAGCAGTAG
- a CDS encoding acyl-CoA dehydrogenase family protein produces the protein MTYTPEQEAFRAEVRAWLAENIPAGLGSEPAGEDEAARQYQLKRELGRLLGEKGWLYPAAPREFGGGGLDIGSTLILDEEMRRQHLTLPPYYDSGGMMGSHTILVWGTDEQKRRMLTPIYRGEVRTWQLLTEPEAGSDLASARLAARRDGDHYVLNGQKIFVGSAHGADRFWMITCTDPAGARHQNLSWFMVDAHLPGITVEPLPVLADVAEGHKNTVYFDDVRVPADCLVGGENNGWKVANTHLQLEHGAIGSLRRDPIVDRLVEYCRAHTGADGRPLIEDPDVRDGLADIHIRIETLRLLTTRNFWRTYNRKTEHYNGPQLTYLRKTTGLWLTTAILDLIGPAALTSDEVWGALDGHAERQQRDGIVDIIPGGTVDVQRVVIARALGVGGRKPRGG, from the coding sequence ATGACCTACACGCCGGAGCAGGAGGCGTTCCGCGCCGAGGTGCGTGCCTGGCTGGCCGAGAACATCCCCGCGGGCCTCGGCTCCGAGCCGGCGGGCGAGGACGAGGCCGCCCGGCAGTACCAGCTCAAGCGGGAACTCGGCCGGCTGCTCGGCGAGAAGGGGTGGCTCTACCCCGCGGCGCCCCGGGAGTTCGGCGGGGGCGGGCTCGACATCGGGTCGACCCTGATCCTCGACGAGGAGATGCGCCGCCAGCACCTGACCCTGCCGCCGTACTACGACAGCGGCGGCATGATGGGCAGCCACACCATTCTCGTCTGGGGGACCGACGAGCAGAAGCGGCGGATGCTCACCCCGATCTACCGGGGTGAGGTGCGGACCTGGCAGCTGCTGACCGAGCCCGAGGCCGGCTCGGACCTGGCCAGCGCCCGGCTCGCCGCCCGCCGCGACGGCGACCACTACGTCCTGAACGGCCAGAAGATCTTCGTCGGCAGCGCGCACGGCGCCGACCGGTTCTGGATGATCACCTGCACCGACCCCGCCGGCGCCCGCCACCAGAACCTCAGCTGGTTCATGGTGGACGCGCACCTGCCCGGCATCACGGTCGAGCCGCTGCCGGTGCTGGCGGACGTCGCCGAAGGCCACAAGAACACCGTGTACTTCGACGACGTCCGGGTGCCGGCGGACTGCCTGGTGGGCGGCGAGAACAACGGGTGGAAGGTCGCCAACACCCACCTGCAGCTCGAGCACGGCGCCATCGGCAGCCTGCGGCGTGACCCGATCGTCGACAGGCTCGTGGAGTACTGCCGGGCGCACACCGGCGCCGACGGCCGCCCCCTCATCGAGGACCCCGACGTCCGCGACGGGCTGGCCGACATCCACATCCGGATCGAGACGCTGCGGCTGCTGACCACCCGGAACTTCTGGCGTACCTACAACCGGAAGACCGAGCACTACAACGGCCCGCAGCTGACCTACCTGCGCAAGACGACCGGCCTGTGGCTGACCACCGCGATCCTCGACCTGATCGGGCCCGCGGCCCTGACCAGCGACGAGGTGTGGGGCGCGCTCGACGGCCACGCCGAGCGCCAGCAGCGCGACGGAATCGTGGACATCATTCCCGGCGGGACGGTCGACGTCCAGCGGGTGGTCATCGCCCGGGCGCTCGGCGTCGGCGGGCGCAAGCCGAGGGGAGGCTGA
- a CDS encoding enoyl-CoA hydratase/isomerase family protein, producing MSESPQRTFGARGDVTVTIGDDHVAVVEMHRPPNNFFDIHLIRALASAYEALDLDASCRAIVLAAEGRHFCAGADFNRPRPAEGQTPQTGQTGQTGQTTKTGPGEDSDETLYHEAIRLFETRKPVVAAVQGGAIGGGLGLACSADFRVASPESRFTANFARLGFHHGFGLSVTLPGIVGQQHALDLLYRGRRIDGTEAARLGLVDLLAPTAAEIRGAARGLAADIAASAPLAVESVRQTMRGDLAGRVRKALDRELSEQKRLLRTEDAREGIQATAERREPRFRAR from the coding sequence ATGAGCGAGTCACCGCAGCGCACGTTCGGGGCGCGGGGCGACGTCACGGTCACGATCGGCGACGACCATGTGGCGGTCGTCGAGATGCACCGGCCGCCGAACAACTTCTTCGACATCCACCTGATCAGGGCTCTGGCCAGTGCGTACGAGGCGCTCGACCTCGATGCGTCCTGCCGCGCGATCGTCCTGGCCGCCGAGGGCCGGCACTTCTGCGCCGGTGCCGACTTCAACCGGCCACGGCCCGCCGAAGGCCAGACCCCGCAGACCGGGCAGACCGGGCAGACCGGGCAGACCACGAAGACCGGTCCGGGCGAGGACAGCGACGAGACGCTGTACCACGAGGCGATCCGGCTGTTCGAGACCCGCAAGCCCGTGGTCGCCGCGGTCCAGGGCGGCGCGATCGGCGGCGGCCTCGGGCTCGCCTGCTCGGCGGACTTCCGGGTCGCCTCCCCCGAGTCCCGCTTCACGGCCAACTTCGCCCGGCTCGGCTTCCACCACGGATTCGGCCTGTCGGTCACCCTGCCCGGCATCGTCGGCCAGCAGCACGCGCTCGACCTGCTCTACCGGGGCCGGCGCATCGACGGCACCGAGGCCGCCCGGCTCGGGCTGGTGGACCTGCTGGCCCCGACAGCCGCCGAGATCCGCGGAGCCGCCCGCGGGCTCGCCGCCGACATCGCCGCGTCGGCGCCGCTCGCCGTCGAGTCCGTCCGCCAGACGATGCGTGGCGACCTCGCCGGCCGGGTCCGCAAGGCACTCGACCGCGAACTGTCCGAACAGAAGCGCCTGCTGCGGACGGAGGACGCCCGCGAGGGGATCCAGGCGACGGCCGAGCGACGCGAGCCGCGGTTCAGGGCCCGCTGA
- a CDS encoding cytochrome P450: MTTAEARSVLVDPMAYADGRLEQACAVLRRDAPVSWVEAEEFLPFHALTKHEDILEVERRPDLFQARPRYKLYRRRDEERFTAARSLVSMDPPEHTEYRAVAAPWFHPRNLRNFEETVRARALVAVDSMARRDTAYDFVSEIAMLYPLDVICSMVGIPEADRGLILRLTLENFGSEDPDFRPLTTTDDRAAVMDFAHYFLKVIEDRKAAPTDDITSLLVHAKVKDEPLPLQDLIGYLVIISTAGHDTTAATIAGGLRALVEHPDQLRRLQTEPGLIPTAVEEMIRWVTPVKSFMRVATKDTEIGGQTIAEGEAVLLLYASANRDDDVFGDPDRFDVGRTPNRHLAFGHGTHFCLGARLARLEARMFFSELIPRLRHAELAGEPELIQTLFVGGHKRLPVHLDVA, encoded by the coding sequence ATGACCACGGCTGAGGCGAGGAGTGTTCTCGTCGACCCCATGGCATACGCGGATGGTCGGCTCGAACAGGCCTGTGCGGTGCTCCGAAGAGATGCTCCGGTCTCGTGGGTGGAGGCCGAGGAGTTCCTCCCGTTCCACGCTCTGACCAAACACGAGGACATCCTGGAGGTCGAACGCCGACCCGACCTTTTCCAGGCACGCCCTCGCTACAAGCTCTACCGCAGACGAGACGAGGAGCGGTTCACCGCGGCGCGGTCTCTGGTCAGCATGGACCCACCCGAGCACACCGAGTACCGTGCGGTGGCAGCTCCATGGTTCCATCCGCGCAACCTGAGAAACTTCGAGGAGACAGTGCGGGCTCGTGCACTGGTTGCGGTCGACTCGATGGCCCGCCGGGACACCGCCTACGACTTCGTCTCCGAGATCGCCATGCTGTACCCGCTCGACGTCATCTGCTCGATGGTCGGTATCCCCGAGGCGGACCGCGGGCTGATCCTGCGGTTGACCCTGGAGAACTTCGGCTCGGAGGATCCCGACTTCCGGCCGCTCACGACCACTGATGACCGGGCAGCTGTGATGGACTTCGCCCACTACTTCCTCAAGGTGATCGAAGACCGCAAAGCGGCCCCGACCGACGACATCACGTCGCTGCTGGTACACGCCAAGGTGAAGGACGAGCCGCTACCGCTGCAGGACCTGATCGGCTACCTCGTGATCATTTCCACCGCTGGTCACGACACGACGGCGGCGACAATCGCCGGCGGCCTGCGGGCTCTTGTCGAGCATCCCGACCAGTTGCGGCGCCTGCAGACCGAGCCTGGGCTCATCCCCACCGCGGTCGAGGAGATGATCCGCTGGGTGACACCGGTCAAGTCCTTCATGCGGGTGGCGACGAAGGACACCGAGATCGGCGGCCAGACCATAGCCGAGGGTGAAGCGGTCCTGCTCCTGTATGCGAGCGCCAATCGGGATGACGATGTGTTCGGCGACCCTGACCGTTTCGACGTCGGCCGGACGCCCAACCGCCACCTCGCGTTCGGCCACGGAACCCACTTCTGTCTCGGCGCCCGGCTGGCTCGGCTCGAGGCACGGATGTTCTTCAGCGAGCTGATCCCACGCCTGCGGCACGCCGAGCTCGCGGGCGAGCCTGAACTCATCCAGACCCTGTTCGTCGGCGGGCACAAGCGCCTTCCCGTGCATCTCGACGTCGCCTGA
- a CDS encoding FAS1-like dehydratase domain-containing protein: MSEGYPMTLETGKIREFARATGSSAPEYLREPAPTIPVTFLRTSIFWMPPDGPSLFGDLQLDLRRILHGEQEFVFFGPPPRAGTELTVTSRLGGVTEKEGGRGGRMRFVEIVNDFLDESGRLVARSNQTLIETGKAPS, translated from the coding sequence ATGAGCGAGGGCTACCCCATGACGCTGGAGACGGGAAAGATCCGGGAGTTCGCGCGGGCGACCGGGAGCTCGGCGCCGGAGTACCTGCGGGAACCGGCGCCCACGATTCCGGTGACCTTCCTGCGCACCTCCATCTTCTGGATGCCGCCGGACGGCCCGTCGCTGTTCGGCGACCTGCAGCTGGACCTGCGCCGCATCCTGCACGGCGAGCAGGAGTTCGTCTTCTTCGGGCCGCCGCCGCGCGCGGGTACGGAGCTGACCGTGACCTCGCGTCTCGGCGGGGTGACCGAGAAGGAGGGCGGCCGCGGTGGCCGCATGCGGTTCGTCGAGATCGTCAACGACTTCCTGGACGAGTCCGGGCGCCTCGTCGCGCGCAGCAACCAGACCCTGATCGAAACGGGCAAGGCCCCGTCCTGA
- a CDS encoding SDR family oxidoreductase, with translation MDALKDRVCIITGAGRGIGREHALLFAAEGAKVVVNDLGGARDGAGADATPAQQVVDEIRQAGGEAVANYDDVSSTDGAQNLIDQAVETFGDLHVLVNNAGILRDRMLVSQSDDDWDSIMKVHLRGHFAPSRAAANYWRAQSKAGKDGKRSIISTSSTSGLFGNVGQSNYGAAKSGIATFSIIANLELKRYGVRVNAVAPAASTRLTATVQGKLDSAESFGASKSETWTPLDPENISPFVAYLATQDCPINGRAFFVMGGEVHLFQPWVIVDGLRKDGKWTVEELAAQAGRFQDYKFDYGHAAGQRIFDQ, from the coding sequence ATGGACGCCTTGAAGGACAGGGTCTGCATCATCACCGGTGCCGGGCGCGGCATCGGGCGTGAGCACGCCCTGCTGTTCGCCGCGGAGGGTGCCAAGGTCGTCGTCAACGACCTCGGTGGCGCCCGCGACGGCGCCGGTGCCGACGCGACGCCGGCGCAGCAGGTCGTCGACGAGATCAGGCAGGCCGGTGGTGAGGCCGTCGCCAACTACGACGACGTCTCGAGCACCGATGGGGCGCAGAACCTGATCGACCAGGCCGTCGAGACCTTCGGCGACCTGCACGTGCTCGTGAACAACGCCGGCATCCTGCGCGACCGCATGCTCGTCTCCCAGTCGGACGACGACTGGGACTCGATCATGAAGGTCCACCTCCGGGGCCACTTCGCCCCGAGCCGGGCCGCGGCCAACTACTGGCGGGCGCAGTCCAAGGCGGGCAAGGATGGCAAGCGGTCGATCATCAGCACCTCGTCGACGTCCGGCCTGTTCGGCAACGTCGGCCAGAGCAACTACGGCGCGGCGAAGAGCGGGATCGCCACCTTCTCGATCATCGCGAACCTGGAGCTGAAGCGGTACGGCGTGCGCGTCAACGCCGTGGCGCCCGCGGCCTCGACCCGGCTGACCGCGACCGTCCAGGGCAAGCTGGACAGCGCCGAGAGCTTCGGGGCGTCGAAGAGCGAGACCTGGACTCCGCTGGATCCGGAGAACATCTCGCCGTTCGTGGCCTACCTCGCGACCCAGGACTGCCCGATCAACGGACGTGCGTTCTTCGTGATGGGCGGGGAGGTCCACCTCTTCCAGCCGTGGGTGATCGTGGACGGCCTCCGCAAGGACGGGAAATGGACGGTCGAGGAGCTGGCGGCCCAGGCGGGGCGGTTCCAGGACTACAAGTTCGACTACGGCCACGCGGCCGGCCAGCGGATCTTCGACCAGTGA
- a CDS encoding acyl-CoA dehydrogenase family protein, with product MDLSLSDDELLLRDSVRSFVAREANTETLVGLQPSRLGLRPEWTAPMADAGWLGALVPEKLGGSGASTLEAAIICEELGRGPVPGPFLVSSVLAVGLLRVAAASPERDHLLSAIATGNATVVPVTAGSGRDWNGLRAGGGFALEPFGPVGEGGEGGGVLTCTAPFVPYAAAATHLLVPVTRTGAGDDAGAAGNGGVELAVVPVGAEGVSVRRLKGFLAWNDEVTFTNVTIEPGNLLRLAGGGGSQSGAVGLDGEDGEAGLDDVLTQAYVLFAAYQVGGCQRLLERSIDYSNTRQQFGQAIGRFQRVQDHLVELLNATDAARWTMYEAIWRIDSGQPARAAAHLAKAVASESYLTAADYAHKVHGGIGVDPTSGITLFTQMSRSLYELLGTPRWHKRRMADALEWSTS from the coding sequence ATGGACCTGAGCCTGTCCGACGACGAACTGCTGCTGCGTGACAGCGTGCGGTCGTTCGTCGCACGCGAGGCCAATACGGAGACGCTGGTCGGCCTTCAGCCCAGCCGGCTTGGACTGCGCCCCGAATGGACGGCGCCGATGGCGGACGCCGGCTGGCTGGGCGCGCTCGTCCCCGAGAAGCTGGGCGGGTCGGGTGCCAGCACGCTGGAAGCGGCGATCATCTGCGAGGAGCTGGGCCGTGGCCCGGTCCCCGGCCCGTTCCTGGTCTCCAGCGTGCTGGCAGTCGGGCTGCTGCGGGTCGCGGCGGCCTCTCCGGAGCGGGATCATCTGCTGTCCGCCATCGCGACCGGGAACGCGACGGTCGTCCCGGTGACGGCCGGGTCGGGGCGGGACTGGAACGGCCTGCGCGCTGGCGGCGGCTTCGCGCTCGAACCGTTCGGACCGGTCGGCGAGGGTGGCGAGGGTGGTGGCGTGCTCACCTGCACCGCGCCGTTCGTGCCGTACGCCGCGGCCGCGACGCATCTGCTCGTCCCGGTCACCCGTACCGGCGCGGGAGACGACGCCGGGGCTGCCGGGAATGGCGGAGTCGAACTGGCCGTCGTCCCGGTCGGGGCGGAGGGTGTCTCGGTACGGCGGCTGAAGGGCTTCCTCGCCTGGAACGACGAGGTCACGTTCACGAACGTGACGATCGAGCCGGGAAACCTGCTGCGCCTGGCGGGCGGAGGCGGCAGCCAGAGCGGTGCGGTCGGCCTGGACGGCGAGGACGGCGAGGCGGGCCTGGACGACGTGCTTACCCAGGCCTATGTGCTGTTCGCCGCCTACCAGGTGGGTGGGTGCCAACGGCTGTTGGAGCGCAGCATCGACTACAGCAACACCCGGCAGCAGTTCGGCCAGGCGATCGGCCGCTTCCAGCGGGTTCAGGACCACCTCGTGGAGTTGCTGAACGCCACCGACGCGGCCCGCTGGACGATGTACGAGGCGATCTGGCGGATCGACTCCGGCCAGCCGGCCCGCGCCGCCGCGCACCTGGCCAAGGCGGTCGCGAGCGAGTCCTATCTCACCGCGGCCGACTACGCGCACAAGGTGCACGGCGGCATCGGCGTGGATCCGACATCCGGGATCACGTTGTTCACCCAGATGTCCCGGTCGCTCTACGAGCTGCTCGGGACCCCCAGATGGCACAAGCGGCGGATGGCCGACGCGCTCGAGTGGAGTACCTCATGA
- a CDS encoding TetR/AcrR family transcriptional regulator has translation MREARRAQRLAARREEILTVAERLFASHGYEGTSAERIAAGAGYSVGAIYKFFPSKDAIYLAVLERNALSLADRLRECVQSSGTGLEKLLAMASTVIRTVRAHPDRARLTFGSLAPERNSSAKAASTEALLEVYSTGIREGQRDGTIRAGDPDLLAYYVGGLVTAHLGVDAEISHRPVGVPLEEFLEIVRQAFEPRSQ, from the coding sequence GTGCGGGAGGCCCGGCGGGCCCAGCGGCTGGCGGCGCGGCGGGAGGAGATCCTCACGGTCGCCGAACGGCTGTTCGCCTCGCATGGCTATGAAGGAACGAGTGCCGAGAGGATCGCGGCCGGCGCCGGTTACTCCGTCGGCGCGATCTACAAGTTCTTCCCGAGCAAGGACGCGATCTACCTCGCCGTCCTTGAACGCAACGCGCTCTCGCTCGCGGACCGCCTGCGAGAGTGCGTCCAGTCGTCGGGAACCGGCCTGGAGAAGCTGCTCGCGATGGCGTCGACCGTCATTCGGACTGTCCGGGCCCATCCCGACCGGGCGCGCCTCACCTTCGGCTCCCTGGCGCCCGAACGCAACTCGTCCGCCAAGGCGGCGAGCACCGAAGCGCTCCTGGAGGTCTACTCCACGGGCATCCGCGAAGGGCAGCGTGACGGGACGATCCGGGCCGGCGACCCCGACCTGCTGGCGTACTACGTCGGTGGTCTGGTCACCGCGCACCTCGGTGTCGACGCCGAGATCTCCCACCGTCCCGTGGGGGTGCCGCTGGAGGAGTTCCTCGAGATCGTGCGCCAGGCTTTCGAGCCACGTTCGCAGTAG